A stretch of Peteryoungia algae DNA encodes these proteins:
- a CDS encoding zf-HC2 domain-containing protein has protein sequence MMCDKATKLASDKLDRRLSIPETIRLRLHLVGCDACSGFVRQIGVLRKASRRYVATDASDPGET, from the coding sequence ATGATGTGCGACAAGGCGACCAAACTTGCCTCGGACAAACTTGACCGGCGCCTGTCCATTCCGGAGACCATCCGCCTGCGCCTGCATCTTGTCGGTTGCGATGCCTGCTCGGGCTTCGTCCGGCAAATCGGTGTGTTGCGCAAGGCAAGCCGCCGCTACGTCGCGACCGACGCCTCCGATCC